Genomic segment of Colletotrichum destructivum chromosome 5, complete sequence:
ACAACTCCAATGCTTCTCTGTCGACGATCGAAGGCCCTTCGCAGCAGCCGACGGCGCTCTTAAACCTGTTCAATCCACCTATAACCAACGCGACGTCGTACTCCCCAGAAGGCGGCTTCTACCACACAGCCGCCTCTCAGATCTTTCCCAGCCTGGACGTCAGGCCTCGCCTGGGCTCAAAGTAGGTCGCACACCGtccccccgcctcctcccctgCCCTCCCTGCCCTCCCTTCTCAACACCGCCAAATAGAAGACAAGATCCTGTTTTCATTCCGCCAAACGTGAATTTTGGCCAAACTTACAGACTTACTTAATAGTAGCATCTCTTCGACGGGCATGGCACATGCCCACCGCTCCACAGCATTACCCCATCCTGGCGCACACATCACCACTCGAGACCAGTATTCTCCGGCGAGGCCATCTTACAGGAGGGTGTCGGAGCACCAGCCTAGATCTCCATCGTACCCAGCTGCTTTACGACGCCATCCCATATCTCCGACCACTAGTCCCATCACCGGCTTTACTGCACCCGCCGCCCTGAGAATGGATCCCGGCCATTACacttcgtcctcctccaggGTGCAGACGAGCGTGCCCCCGCTGAGCCCTATTACAgacctcggcatcctccAGCACACGGATGGCACACAAGTCAAGGTCGACATCCACGGCAACATCGACAAGGGCTTCTTCCAGTCCGATGGCGACTGGACGTGCTACAGGAGGAATTACTTCTCCTGCATctgctccttctccttgaacCCGCATTATCCCGGCCAGTCCTTGCAATTCACGCAGCAAGGCTCGACGCAGTCGTACTCGGTGAGAGGCTTCGCCAtgtccatctcggccgttgtCGCCGAGAACGATTCCCACACGATCGAACTGGTCCAGCACACGCCCAAGAGGGACAAAGGCCCGGTCGAGAAGCCTGGGAAGGTGCACCTTCACCCGAAGCACCCTCAGATGTCGCACCCGATGGGTATCTACCACCCAGACACCGGGCTTGGAGGGCCGTCGAGGATTGGATTCCCCGACAACACGACCTACGGCGGTCAGCAAAGCGGCGACCCCTACCAAACGGAGCACACGTTCGAACGTATCCAATTCAAGCAGGCGACAGCGAACAACGGAAAGCGGCGGGCTGCACAGCAATACTACCACCTTTTGATCGAGCTCTGGGCGGACGTCGGTTCGCAGGTCCCGGACAAGTTCATACGGGTCGCGTACCGCAAGTCAGCCAAAATGATTGTGCGCGGCCGCTCGCCGGGACACTACCAGAGCGAGAGGCGtgccagcaccagcagcggGCCGGGAGGATCGGGCGGCAGCTTCACCGGGTACCCGAACAGCTCCATCATGGGTTCCGACTTCGGATCTGCAGGTGCCATGATGGGAGGAGGCTACGGGGCAAGTTTCGATTCCCGCGGAAACGCTCCTTACGGGTCGACTCGTCACCACCACGAGCTAGAGCACATGCTACCTCCCGAGGACTCCAAAGCTATCGACACGACAAAGGAATACCAGTATTACCCCGGAACCATGTACGACGGGACCGATTCGAGAGGAGGAGTGGACATGTTTAcccatcatcggcatgggCAAGACAACATGGTACCGCATGTCGGGTCAAACTACGACCCACTCCACGACAGAGTCAAGCGCGATCCCGAAATACTGCCAAGTATCTTCCAGCCTGGAGCACTCATGTCGAATCAAAGGTGCGGTCCCTTTGAGGGCAAGCCGACGTCCAGTGGGTATTATCCAACCATGCCGCAGTCCGGAGTCAATGTTACGAACATGACATGATGCCGGGCGAAAGTCTCGGTACATGACAGAGGTGTAGCGCCACGACGGACGGCAGCCCAAGCAGGACAGAACAGAAGTATAGTGTAAAGAATCATCGACGAGTGGTCATTATTCTCTGGGAAAGGAGTGCACTTACTTTACCCCGTGTTCGATTCCTGAAGAAATATTGAAAATGCGGCATACAACTTCCACGATGGGATTACGGCGCATGGAATCAagaacaacagcaacaacacaaGCATCAAGGCCACAATTCCGATCGATACCCGAACAAGACTGACTGAATGTGGGACATAAGAGCAAATATACAAACCAGGTcaagggaaaagagaagagtGGAAAAGAAGGAATCAACAGGAATCAACGGCGAACCGGCGCGTGGAAAACAAAAAGGAGACGAGATGATTTGTGGCATTATATTGGTAGGGAAAGGGATCTGAAGGGAAAATTTGCCCAAAATAATACCCGTCGAACTATCATGGGAAGGAAAAgtttgagagagagagaacaaACACTTGTCAGCTATGGGTCACCACGGGTTACAGTCCAACAGCAGGCATTGTTCGGAATACCCGCCGCGCAATCCTTTTGGCTTTTGtatttcttttctttttccgTTACCGCCTTCTGCTtctttgtcttcttcttttcctcaGTTCGTGTTGATTTGTTTGTcggaaacccccccccccccctctccaccCCTCGCTTCGCTTCAATGGTCATATGGTTTATGTAATAATGCGAGGATTCGAAACATTCGCTTCAGCAAAGACGACTTTATTCTTCTCTGTTCTTCTTCGTATCCTactttttttctttattGATCACGTCACTTGTAGGAGATACCAAAAACTAGGAGAAAATGAGGGGGGTTCCACCGAGTATGGGAGATGAGATGGAGGGAGACGGACGGGTTAAAGGATCAGGAGActcggagagagagagagagagagagatagatgGGCGTTGGAGGAACCAATTGCTAGGGAAGCAACGGCAGGCGCCGATGCTAGATAGTTGGGTTGTTGGTCCCAACCAGCTTGATTCCCTTGGGACTACTACACAGCAGCAGTTCTACTCACTGTACGAGCTTTACTACCTGCCGCGGGCCGTGCCCAATAACGTTGTCCTGCGGACACACCTGAAATTCAATACGACTTTTCCCTCGACTTGGCCGACAGTGTCGTTTTTGGCCCAATATTGTCTACCGCTGCATCTAGAGTCATAGTCGTGTGTCCGCGTGACCGCTTGTAAAACTATTGTTTTTGATATTGTTTGCTTGGTTGTCTATCATGGTATACCCCAAGGAGACCTAaagggagtgagtgagtaagCCCCTTCCTCCTTGAGGCGCTCTGCAATGCGAGCAACACGAGTTCAACAAGGCGGAAGCAAACTCGAATTCCCCTTACGGCTCTgtcccctcttctctctctctccccagGCCGCCACCTTTCATCCCCTGCAAACACGTCTGTTTGGTCGGCTTGGCCCGGACAGTCCCTGCCTTGGCCATCGGGTAGATGGAAACCTGAGATTGGACGGGGACGAACAAGGGGGCTGGAAAGGTACGGCGAGGTTTGGCATTGGGGCTCGGACTCTGCTGGTGGTGGGTCGAAGGCGAGCTTGGTGTGTTCCACAGGGTGTGATGTGAGTGGCTGGGTGGTGATGACAGGGGTCAgcgaggggaagggggaggggcccTGGGGCAatttctcttttctctcttgtTCCTagagggggtgggggaggaCCTCGGTCGGTATCTATCACAGAGGTATAGTATAGGTGCGCATATAAACATACTTACCAGTTTGAGgcgggaaagaaaagaaggggggtggttagaagaagaagaagaagaagaagaagaagaagaaggggacgaAGAAGTGGGAGACGGACGGCGGCTACTAGGTAATTCCCGCTGGTCTGGGTTGATAAGAAATGTGTCGGAACACAACAGGAACGACGGGAAGGCAGGAGTTGAcggaggcgagggagaagcagcgcaagagagagaagaggaggcaTAGGCGGCCTGGATCTTTCCCCCCCATTGCAGAGATGGACTTGCGCGGTGAGGGCTGTGAGTGTTGCAggtgttgatgatgctgGGGCCCGTTGGTTCATGCACGTTGAGGCGTCGTGTGCGATGAGATGCCGGTCGGCGGGTGGCATGAGGGTCAGATTTGTGGTTTCATGGCCTGTTTACGCAGATGATAATACAGCCTGGTCAATTTTAACGTCCAAACAATAGAAAGGGAAGGATAGGAAGGGACGGCAGGCGAaggacagagagagagagagagagagagagagagagagagagaacatCAAATGGGCGTTTGGGCTAATGGGTTTGGGCGATGGGCTGTGCTGGCTGCTGTATGGAATGTGCAACTACCCACTGAacaggtaggtacctaggaGAGGGAGACAAGAAAtgagagaaggaggggcgAAAGGCGGCTGCTTCTCGGATAGGTCATCAGGAGCTAGGCTGCTGGGGTCGCACTGCATCGCTGGTCCTGGCGGCGGTGTGTACCATGTGACCAAGCGTCCTGTGGTGGTCCGGCTTTttctaggtaggtagttggTCGGATGGTGGAGGATTGGCCCTCGATTCGCCAAGAATTGCGTGATGTTTCCCGGTTATCTGGTCGACCGGGACAGCCTCGATTTCAGAACGACGGCCTTGGGGCCGTGTTGTTGATTGCCACTCTCAAACGAGCCCGTTTTCGTGTTGTTGATGTCAATGTTGTTGTTATCATTGTGCGCGTTCTGCGGCTGCAGGCTGCAGGCTGCCTGATACAATCTTGCGGGTGTGTCTGAGATGAGATAATGagaccctcctcccccctccactCCCCTCCCCTGGAAGGGAACTTGCCGCAGGCAAAGATCGAAAAAGGTACAACGTGCCCACCAGGCAGATAGACGGTCGTAAAGCTCGTGAGTCTCTACCACCTTGTTCAGTCCGAATTAAAGGAATAGTGATGAGGATGCACATGTCTTGGCTTTCAGCTCCCCATTGTTTTTCCTTCGATCTCCGCCACCCCACCATGAGGACGAATCCCTTGTGTCTTCTTCTTACTGCCCGTCCTGTAAGTACATCCTTATTCTTTACTATGGGGTCGGCCATGTAGGTTGAATTAGACTGGCTCCACATTTCGACTGATGTCCAATTAAGGTTTTTGAGTGACACTCCGTTgagaggagaaagagatGGCTCAGacttttgttttgttttgctgTCTTAGGCTTAAGCCTAACGGAATAGCGGAAGGTGGGTTTCCCCCTCCAGCTTCTCTTATGGTGAtgtgagggggaggaaggggtGAGGAAAATAGAGACGTGGCCAGACAGGAATAAGAAAAGGGACCGGTGAGGATATGACGTGCCTAGCCAGGCCCAGGCCTTGACTGTGGCTTACAGAGGTACCATGGGCCATCTGTCTAACCAAGATAGTTTATTTCTTATTTCTCGTATGTAGTGAAAGAAACCGCAAAAACTGGACAGCACCACGGCCCACATACCTCGTCAGATCCTGTCATAATAGATCAGGAAACGCGGAAGGCCAAGTTCTGCCGCGCGCTTGTGGTCCCACAGATTGGTAGGCCGCGGTGGCAAAGAGCGAGAATTGACAGGCGATTCCAGATGTAGCTATCGGACGAGCAAAAGCTGCGGATGACGGAGActgagacggagacggatacggagacggagacggtgAATGGGGGCACGCTGGATCAAGAGGCGCCGGCAATGTGCAAAGGAATAATATGTGTGGGCGGTGGGTGGGGAAGACTGATACTGGATTGGCTGCGAACTTTCTCACCGAGACTGGCCAAATCCACGCGGCGCCGGGAAGGAGAGCCGGCGGGTGTGGGGACCAGCACGCCGAATGGCCATTACCCCCCGGTCATCGCACAGCATTGCATCTGCCCTGGGCAGAATTCTCCCTCGGACCTAAAGGTCCTTTTTACAACATCTCACTCGGACTACACGTTCCTAGCTTTCTTTTGAACCTTCACCGAGCGGAACTCCCTTCCGGCACTACCCCATCACAGACTGAAGGCATTCCTGGAAATCCCCAGCAGATTGTGCGGTCGTCAGCATCGCCCCCGGACTAAAGAGCCTTGCTGGAGTAACGCAAACTCCGTTCAATCAGCCTTACCTCTCGGCACATGACGATTTGCTTCAGGCAGAACAAATGCGACGCTGAGCTGACTGATCGTCCCACCGTGTGCTaatcgccgccctcctcctccctccagTAGCCAGTGGCTTACCAACGTCCCGTCACTCGACAATGCAGTGCTACATGGCATGagtccttccttccttccttccttcttcttcagctgATCCCCTCGTTCGCTTCCAAGACTGGCCCCCTGCCCTGCGTCCTCTAGTCGGTGAGACCCTCGTCGAGACGCCCCGTCCAgcctcttcgccctcgccacaCAGCACTAAAAGATGATCAGGCTACCCCCGTGCTTTTTATCAcgttttttcttttctcgtCGTTGGGAATGGCTGGCCGGAATAGCCGTGTGTCACTCTTTGGCTCACCCGGGTGCGACTCCCGCTCTCCACGCTTCAAAGAAGCCCGCAGGATGAGTAGGGACTTGGGTTTCGGGCATCCGCTTACTGGTTTTTATTAACGTAGGGGTTGAATCCTTGCCTAGTGCTTCTATGAGAGTTTCGGAGAGGGATGATGGTGCTTCTCCATGGCAGACTGGCTCCTGGAGGCTGCTCTCGGCTGCGTCTGGGACCATCATCTTATCTCATCTCGCATCCAACGATCCCtcaccggccgccgcctgctgcGTGCCGTGTCGTTTCCTAGCGCTAGCCTCATTATTGACCGTCTAGACCTGCGGTTACCTCCCAGGGTTGCCGAAAGGGTCGGGGGTAGGGTATTGCCACGCGTGGGCCGGCCGTCGAGAAAGGTTGTTGGGTCGATGACATCTTCATAGTCTCAGCGACACACAATAGCGGGCATTTTCGGTGTGCGTCACGAATCATTCCGCATGTTTCTTTTCGCGTCTTGCTGAGCCAGTAACCCCTCATGCGCCCCTTTCCGCTATTTTGTCGATCAAATTTGTGGATTGACCCGACAGGGCGGACTCCAGTCCATGGTGGCCGGTCGCTCAGGAATGTAACGTTTCTGTGGCAGGGAgtgatgacgacgagagTTAGCCCCATGTAGCATCCCGCTGGGACGAGGAGCTGATCTTCCGATAAAGTTAAGGCTTGAGACCTTTCTGGCCTGTTGGTACTGCTGACCATCAATGCTGCCTTGGAACAGGGCACGTGCTATGAACAGAGGGGGGAAAGCCTATTGTGAGAAGTTGATGTGCCGGTCTATCTAGCTTTAGCCGTACGTCCTTGCTAGAGACAAGATGCACATCTCGTCCATTGCGAGCAGGCATTGCTAGGACTGTCGAGAACAGTGATCACTCCCTTGGGGGGTGAAAATTTCCTGTCACATAGAAGAATGACAGGGGCCCATGTTCGCCGTTTCCGAGGTGTTCTAGGTTTCTGGAGTCTATCACTAGTTTCAGTTTGAAATATATCTAGTATTTCGTGCTAACTTGAGCTTTTGGAGCCAATCGATCTCAGCCAGTCTCGATAACCATTGATTCACCAAGGCGTCGAAGCATGGCAGAAACCTTCATCCAAGGTCACAAGTCTGGAACCATCTGGACCTGCCGACAAAGACTCCACTTTatcgagcttcttgacccGCTGTCTGAACATAAATGGGTAGGTCAATGAGGCCAGACACGGTTGATATAGTGAATACAAACGTCGAGATGCAACCTGGCGTTCCACCCTGATGGACCTAAGATTTGGGGGACATTGTACCTCAACATATGGACTTTGAGTTCAGGAAACCCGGCTTTGACGTCCCGATGCGTGTTCCATTACGAACTTGAGCTTCATCGCATTGCTTCAATATTGCAGACTGGCCGTGTTAGGGTAAGATCTGCCATCAGTAGAAGTTGAAGACAATCGCAGTCCATGTAATCCCCGACTTAAATCAAATGCATTCTCATCATTCTACTGGTATAAGTAAAGCTGTTGCATGACATCTGATATCGCATTTCGTCGCAACACATTCGTACAATTCAGTCTCTTGCTGCCAAAAGCTTCCCAAAATCTCATCCTTCGTTCAAGTGACTAATCGCCAGAATACCACATAATTAACCTACCTCAGGACAGTAAAAGGGgcaaaaaagaagaagatcaCAGAAGACAGAAGCGATGCGTCTCCTCGCAATCGTCGTGCTCCTCGCCAccaccctcctcgtcgccctaCCGCAGGTCGTGCAGGCCGGACCCCTGGGCccggccatcatcaacaccatgCCGAACGTCATCATCGAGCATGGCCGAGCTAAGCTCGCGAAAAAGCTTGAGGAGATCATCGAGAGGGAACGCAGGAAGAAGGTGGAGACGGGGAAGGACGAGTGAGGGGGTCTAGGCGTGAGCTAAGGGATGATGGGCACGGCATgttttcgtcgtcgtcatcgtcgctgtTTCGTGATGGGCTTGAAAGTCTGATGGTTTCTGGAGTTTACCATTTTATATCCAATTTGATACGAATGGCTGAACTGAACCGGACGCCAAAAGGGCGTTCTATGTGTAGCAGGACTATCTTTGAAAGCACATTTCTCCGTTGTCGAACTGCCCAGgaacgtcgtcatcctcgtcagAAGCTTTTCGGTTTCCGAATCAAGAGCAATAACAGGCTACTGCTGGTTTTTGTTACACATTCTCCATAGACTTATGTCATTGATAGTGATAGCTTCAAATATGAGAGAATACCCATCAGCCTTGCCGCCTCGTGCAACTTGGATATTCGAAATCACAAGGGCATGTCCACGCATTTGCCAAGGAAGCAAATCAGCAGAGTAAGATGAGGAGGCACTTTCTCGCTCACGATCATATTTAACTGCATTGATCCACGGATGTTGAATTACCATCGCTGTTTCCCACACTCAAAGACCGTGGCATCTAGAAACCTTTTAGAACCTCTGTGCCCGTAAACCCCCTCCTACCCACCAATATTTTGTTCCCGTGTTCCGATAAGGTCTTGGTATGAAAATAGAGTGACGACTAGTCAACAGACGTggtcaacaaggtcaagaggagaagaggtaACAGCAACGGTGCGATGGAGCTTGTGAGATAGGATCGACACAGGCTGCGCTCTCAAAACCGGTGGAGCAACGCCACTGCAGATGAAAGTCATGTTCACCTTTCTGGCTATCTTGCAAAGACAAGGTCGTGCAGACCCTCATCTATAATTACCTAGAGAGCATCCATTGCATCCATTTCGCTCATCACCCCTTTTCAGTTCCACCTAAGCCTTGGCCCAGCTCCATCCACTTTCCAGCAAGACCTCAGCCAAAAATCCCTCCAAACCCGAGTCCATCGATCAAAAACCAACTCGCCGCTTCAAACGCACCAGTTTCAAATATCAATCTTGGCCACACGGAGACCGGCCCGCGTACGCATCATGCAGTATCGTCACATCGCGACGGCCGCACTCTTGCTACTTCTCGCCACGTGCGCCCAGGCAGACCGCCGTCATAAACTTCTCTTGCAGAAGTTACTAGGAGGAGGCCCAGGTCCCGACCCCGCTATGGTGCGGATTCTGGTCCCGCCGTTAAGGGATGACGGGACAGTGGAATGACGGCTCAACAAGCTGGCGATCGAGTCGATCAAAGGGGGAAGagcatcgccgccgcgggggGCCAAGGGGAGTTGTGCCCGCAAGGGAGGAGGGTATACGTGATCGGTttgaggatgatggccgtTGGTTGCTGCCAGCGTTCGCGCCGCGGGGGGATACTCGACCTGTCTGTCCCCAAAGCTTCTTTTGATAGGTCGGTGTAAAATTGTGGTGGAAATGCAACCATCGGCCTTGGGAAGATCAAATCTCTCCATACGACACTCTTACTTCCGAAACTCTTTATGCTCATTGTATGCATAGCTGCATAGTCCCAGGGGCTCTCTAGCATTGAATACCCTGTTGAACCATTTCAGTCACCGTCCATCTTTCGTACGATCGGATAATTTAACCATCCTGGATGCCAAACGCTAATGTCTGTGCAAGTATTGTTCAGTCTCTTAAACCTTTCATACCTTCCCACGACCACTTAGTGCCTGTAGATAGCATCCGCCATTTTGACAATCTGACACATCTCAACGGCGTCGTGAACCCTCACAATGTCCGCGCCGCCCTGCACGGCCGAGACCACTGTGGCCGCCGTGCCCCATATACGCTCCTGGGGCTTCGAAACGCCCGTGATCTTGCCCACGAAGCTCTTTCTGCTGGAACCAACCAGCCAGGGGAAACCCTCCAGACCAGGCCATGAGCGCAGCTCATCCATGTGGCGCAGGATCTCCAGGTTCTGAGCTCCCGTCTTGGCGAAGCCTAGGCCCGGGTCGAGAATGATGCGCCAGCGGCGcacgccggcctcctcggcctcggcgacgcggtcGAGCAGCTCGCGCGCAACGGTAGGAATTAGGCCATCCGGGTAGTCCGTCAGTGAGTTCATGGTGGCGGGCGTGCCGCGCATGTGCATGAGACAGACGGTGCGGTTGCTGCGAGCCATGGCGCGGAACATGTCGGGGTCGAGCTGGCCAGCCGAGACGTCGTTGATGATATCGGCGCCTGCAGCGACGgcagcctcggcgacggaTGCGCGGTATGTGTCGACGCtgacggcgacctgggcgaGTTCAGGCAGGCCGCGGATGAGCTTGATGACCGGAAGGACGCGggccagctcctcgtcgacggggacctcggggcggccgggggcggTGGAAcagccgccgacgtcgatgatggtgacaccggcagcggcgaaGGATTTAAGGGTTGATACGAGGTTTTTGGAGTTgtggacgccgccgtcagaGAAGGAGTCCGGAGTGGCGTTCACGATGGCCATGACGCTGGTTTGGCggctggaggagagggaggcgagCGGGGGCCGAGAGGCGGAAATGGGGGTCAGCGGTGAAAGGGGCGCCGCTGACGGGGGGAGCTCGTTGAGGTAGTCCAAGGTGAGTTTCCAGGGGTTAGAGGCGTAGAGAGGCTTCTCGGGGATGAGTCTGGTGGGCGTGAGCGGGTGACGGTCAAGAGGAAAAAAGCAGGGAAGACGTACTCGGCCAGGGGTCGCAGGACGAACTCCCTCTCGGGAATGCCGATGTGAGGGACGGTAAGGCGAGGGTGCTCAACCTTCTCGTCGCCATACAGAAGGATGTCAAGATCAATGTTGCGCGGGCCCTTGTTGATGACCTTCTGGCGACCCATTGTACGCTCGATATcctgcagctcgtcgagaagaGCCAGAGGTTCGAGTTCAGTCTCAACCTACATCGTCCCATCAGCGCCAACAAgacaaagaagaaaaaaaaaccaaacGATCGGATGAACTCGCATGCTCTCTCCAAAGGAAAGGCGAAGGGacgaaaaaagaaagaaaaataGAATAAGAAGAACACGGATAGGTGTACATGAAAGGCAGCATGAGTCACTGGTGAAGCATAGGGATCGATCACTAACCTCGCAAACTCCATTGACGAATCTATCCTGCTTTAGAACGTACATGGGCTCCGTCTCCCAGAGGCTGCTGGTGCGTTTCACTTTGATGTTACGACAGTCCATCTCGGCGCAGGCCCGCTCGATCCAGGCAACACGGTCGCCGAGGTTgctgccgagggcgatgtatgCGGTCCTCGGACCCTTGGGGCGggggtcggcgccggcggtaTCACGGGAGCCGCcacatccaccaccaccgccgccgccgccgccgctgcacGCGCACCCGCACGCTGACCGGGTttgggcggcgccggcggtcaTGATCGGCGATGGGATGCGGCGGGCTGTGGTGGTTGGGCGAGAAGGGGAGCGGGTAACAGGGAGAGTGGAGGAGCCCGAACAAGTGACTCGTGAGGCAGTGCGGGCTGTGCTGGAGCTGCAGGTGGTCATGCAGGATGCCGATGGTGTTGTCGTGACCTGGAACCGGACAAGTCGCGGCGACGTTAAGGCGTGGCGGTGCGCATTGTTGCTCCGTGCTAGGGCACACGCTCgtgagaagaggaagggagagTGGCGGAGAGGGACTGGGGGTTTCATCATGATaaaggtcgacggcggcggcgcgcacccacacacacacacacacgcgcgcacACCCAATATGAGTTTGTGGTTGAGGGTCaccgagggagagagaatATTTTCTTGCAGCCAATGAGAATAGGGCGTTGTCGCGGTGGTCCCCCTTGCTGTCCAGCGTAGTGCTGCTTAGGTAATGTGAGCTTGACGGAGGGAAGAACAGGAACGTGTGATGGCGAACGGCGAGTGGCGGATTTGGAAAGGCGTATAAAGTCTGTAGATCCAACAACTGTACCAGTATAAGCGCACCCTGTGTCGCTGTGGGCTGTGTGTAG
This window contains:
- a CDS encoding Putative Pterin-binding domain, 7,8-Dihydro-6-hydroxymethylpterin-pyrophosphokinase, HPPK — translated: MMKPPVPLRHSPFLFSRACALARSNNAHRHALTSPRLVRFQVTTTPSASCMTTCSSSTARTASRVTCSGSSTLPVTRSPSRPTTTARRIPSPIMTAGAAQTRSACGCACSGGGGGGGGGCGGSRDTAGADPRPKGPRTAYIALGSNLGDRVAWIERACAEMDCRNIKVKRTSSLWETEPMYVLKQDRFVNGVCEVETELEPLALLDELQDIERTMGRQKVINKGPRNIDLDILLYGDEKVEHPRLTVPHIGIPEREFVLRPLAELIPEKPLYASNPWKLTLDYLNELPPSAAPLSPLTPISASRPPLASLSSSRQTSVMAIVNATPDSFSDGGVHNSKNLVSTLKSFAAAGVTIIDVGGCSTAPGRPEVPVDEELARVLPVIKLIRGLPELAQVAVSVDTYRASVAEAAVAAGADIINDVSAGQLDPDMFRAMARSNRTVCLMHMRGTPATMNSLTDYPDGLIPTVARELLDRVAEAEEAGVRRWRIILDPGLGFAKTGAQNLEILRHMDELRSWPGLEGFPWLVGSSRKSFVGKITGVSKPQERIWGTAATVVSAVQGGADIVRVHDAVEMCQIVKMADAIYRH
- a CDS encoding Putative p53-like transcription factor, DNA-binding domain superfamily, NDT80 DNA-binding protein, whose amino-acid sequence is MRYEHNSNASLSTIEGPSQQPTALLNLFNPPITNATSYSPEGGFYHTAASQIFPSLDVRPRLGSNISSTGMAHAHRSTALPHPGAHITTRDQYSPARPSYRRVSEHQPRSPSYPAALRRHPISPTTSPITGFTAPAALRMDPGHYTSSSSRVQTSVPPLSPITDLGILQHTDGTQVKVDIHGNIDKGFFQSDGDWTCYRRNYFSCICSFSLNPHYPGQSLQFTQQGSTQSYSVRGFAMSISAVVAENDSHTIELVQHTPKRDKGPVEKPGKVHLHPKHPQMSHPMGIYHPDTGLGGPSRIGFPDNTTYGGQQSGDPYQTEHTFERIQFKQATANNGKRRAAQQYYHLLIELWADVGSQVPDKFIRVAYRKSAKMIVRGRSPGHYQSERRASTSSGPGGSGGSFTGYPNSSIMGSDFGSAGAMMGGGYGASFDSRGNAPYGSTRHHHELEHMLPPEDSKAIDTTKEYQYYPGTMYDGTDSRGGVDMFTHHRHGQDNMVPHVGSNYDPLHDRVKRDPEILPSIFQPGALMSNQRCGPFEGKPTSSGYYPTMPQSGVNVTNMT